The following coding sequences are from one Eucalyptus grandis isolate ANBG69807.140 chromosome 11, ASM1654582v1, whole genome shotgun sequence window:
- the LOC104424484 gene encoding LOW QUALITY PROTEIN: LEAF RUST 10 DISEASE-RESISTANCE LOCUS RECEPTOR-LIKE PROTEIN KINASE-like 2.8 (The sequence of the model RefSeq protein was modified relative to this genomic sequence to represent the inferred CDS: inserted 1 base in 1 codon) — MINSLGSICVYRVFLLILQILLLGTSSDAKKSHLCIASSCGDIRNISYPFRLKSDPKGCGHSDYELICESNRTVLYLQAGRYYVKSIHYHFYRDKVNFNGVITVVDDGLQEGNCSSLPHHSLMDSNLSGIYGSLPYMGNSVVFVKCSQPAASSWYVDTKTCIGGAYSTGMSPDFSQTEVYSYAFRGFLGPAIFGCGGSRASEIEDSCTITMMTFASISFSISYQGRDRFYCGRSSYKDIHNDMAKGFNLSYQSSTSGTSEFCFWGFDYRWTCNSYDSNTHMVAVVARYALPYVPFFLAHFLTAKFVLGAPCVLIFLVYKWMKRHQAMDGKIEEFLQAHNNFLPIRYSYSDIKKITKNFKHKIGEGGYGSVYKGILRSGNEVAVKILNKPKSNGQDFISEVATIGRIHHVNVVELVGFCFNNSKQALVYDFMSNGSLDKHIFSKDDNDSLDYQKIYEISLGVARGIEYLHRGCDMQILHFDIKPHNILLDKNFTPKVSDFGLARLYPVDHSIISLTAARGTLGYMAPELFYKDIGGVSYKADVYSFGMLLMEMASRRKNAKANVERSSQIYFPLWVYDQLSRQSEVEIEVEGDXKIMRKMVTIALWCIQLIPDDRPSMSRVLNMLEGDINKLRLPPKPLLYPSEKPFDDVDAEIELESFPTTSSAPIISEGYQFQNSNEIPESHIV, encoded by the exons ATGATTAATTCTCTCGGCTCCATATGTGTGTACCGTGTGTTTCTGCTCATATTGCAAATTCTGCTGTTAGGGACGAGTTCTGATGCGAAGAAGAGTCACTTATGCATCGCTTCATCTTGCGGCGACATTCGTAACATAAGTTATCCCTTTCGATTAAAAAGCGATCCAAAAGGTTGCGGCCACTCCGATTATGAGCTTATTTGTGAAAGTAACCGCACTGTTCTATATTTGCAAGCTGGTAGATATTACGTGAAGTCAATCCATTATCATTTTTATCGTGACAAAGTTAACTTCAATGGTGTCATAACGGTGGTTGACGATGGCCTGCAAGAGGGTAACTGCTCATCCCTTCCCCATCACTCGTTGATGGACTCCAACTTAAGTGGAATTTATGGCTCTTTACCTTATATGGGGAACTCAGTGGTCTTCGTGAAGTGCTCACAGCCGGCTGCTTCTTCTTGGTATGTTGATACCAAAACGTGCATCGGGGGAGCATACTCTACCGGCATGTCTCCAGATTTTTCCCAGACGGAGGTGTACTCATATGCCTTTCGTGGGTTTCTTGGACCAGCTATCTTTGGGTGTGGTGGATCAAGGGCGTCAGAGATCGAGGATTCTTGCACTATAACCATGATGACATTTGCATCGATCTCTTTCTCTATCTCGTATCAGGGAAGGGATCGGTTTTATTGTGGGAGATCATCATACAAGGACATCCACAACGACATGGCGAAGGGATTCAATCTATCCTATCAAAGTTCGACAAGTGGAACATCTGAATTTTGCTTCTGGGGTTTCGACTACCGCTGGACGTGCAATTCATATGACTCCA ATACTCATATGGTAGCGGTAGTTGCGCGATATGCACTTCCTTATGTCCCCTTTTTCCTAG CCCACTTTCTCACAGCAAAATTCGTACTCGGAGCTCCATGTGTGTTGATATTTTTAGTCTATAAATGGATGAAAAGGCACCAAGCAATGGACGGAAAGATAGAAGAATTCCTACAAGCTCATAACAACTTTTtgcccataaggtactcttactcggacatcaagaaaatcaccaaaaatttcaaacacaaAATAGGTGAAGGGGGATATGGCTCTGTGTACAAAGGAATACTTAGAAGTGGCAATGAAGTTGCTgttaagattttgaacaaaCCAAAATCTAATGGCCAAGATTTTATAAGTGAAGTGGCTACTATTGGAAGGATCCACCATGTTAACGTGGTGGaacttgttggtttttgtttcaaCAACTCTAAGCAAGCTCTCGTGTACGATTTCATGTCGAACGGATCTTTGGATAAACACATTTTCTCTAAAGATGACAATGATTCTCTTGATTATCAAAAAATATATGAGATCTCTCTCGGGGTGGCTAGGGGCATCGAATATTTACATCGGGGGTGCGACATGCAAATTCTACACTTCGACATCAAGCCTCACAATATTCTTCTAGATAAAAATTTCACCCCAAAAGTTTCTGACTTTGGGCTTGCAAGACTTTATCCCGTGGACCACAGCATAATATCATTGACTGCAGCAAGAGGAACTTTGGGATATATGGCTCCCGAGCTATTCTACAAGGACATTGGCGGTGTCTCATATAAAgctgatgtttatagttttgggatGTTACTAATGGAAATGGCTAGTCGGAGGAAAAATGCAAAGGCAAATGTTGAACGTTCAAGTCAAATTTATTTCCCTTTGTGGGTCTATGATCAACTCAGTAGACAAAGCGAGGTTGAAATAGAAGTAGAAGGGG GGAAGATAATGAGGAAGATGGTAACAATTGCCCTTTGGTGTATACAATTAATCCCCGATGATCGGCCATCAATGAGCCGGGTTCTAAACATGCTTGAAGGAGATATCAATAAGCTTCGACTCCCCCCTAAGCCACTTCTATATCCGTCCGAGAAGCcatttgatgatgtggatgCTGAAATAGAACTTGAATCATTCCCAACTACATCAAGTGCCCCAATAATTTCCGAAGGATACCAATTTCAAAATAGCAACGAGATTCCGGAATCTCACATtgtatga